A window of the Paenibacillus woosongensis genome harbors these coding sequences:
- a CDS encoding family 43 glycosylhydrolase, producing the protein MTTSGRLHQIHHSPSLLLADFDANTSMISVADIYYAAVPYIEGLSGIRIYQSKDLIQWEHYTDILTDYTAWSSSADIGVWTPQLSYHDHQFYLTYTDTRTAKRPMMECHSYLMVADRIEGPWSEPICLNRGFGSALSRSDQDKVVSASEQ; encoded by the coding sequence ATGACGACAAGTGGACGGCTTCATCAAATTCATCACTCTCCGTCCCTGCTGTTGGCTGATTTCGATGCGAACACGAGCATGATTAGCGTGGCTGATATTTATTATGCAGCGGTACCTTATATCGAAGGCTTGTCAGGCATCCGGATCTATCAGTCGAAAGATTTGATCCAGTGGGAGCATTACACCGATATATTGACGGATTATACGGCTTGGAGCAGCAGTGCGGATATAGGTGTCTGGACACCGCAGCTGAGTTATCATGACCATCAATTTTATTTGACTTATACCGATACAAGAACCGCGAAACGGCCTATGATGGAATGTCACAGCTATTTAATGGTCGCGGACCGGATCGAAGGGCCATGGTCGGAACCGATCTGCTTGAATCGCGGGTTCGGTTCTGCGCTGTCCCGTTCTGATCAGGATAAGGTTGTTTCGGCATCGGAGCAATAG
- a CDS encoding glycoside hydrolase family 2 TIM barrel-domain containing protein: MRQKLVYQPPANGYPEWNNNPEIFQINRMEAHASMMPYSTVEEALAGNKTASAYYMPLNGTWKFAFAETPEQRCQDFYKLDYDSSSWAELPVPSHWQFHGYDYPQYTNVRYPWAESEPELQPPFAPTRYNPVGSYIRTFTVPEAWQGQPVFLSFQGVESAFYVWVNGELVGYSEDTFTPAEFDITAYLAAGENKLAVEVYRWCDASWLEDQDFWRLSGIFRDVYLYSAPAVHVSDFFVRAELDEHYADAQLQLDAKLTDYFEAKSKCSLEMQLYDAEQKPVWDVPCIATASFHEGSEQQLALSAPVRNPFKWSAETPHLYTLVLSVKDDAGRLLETVSCKVGFRTFELKDGLMKINGKRIVFKGVNRHEFSCDKGRAITKDEMIRDIELMKAYNINAVRTSHYPNQSLWYELCDEYGLYVIDETNLETHGSWEYGQKELNDRNVPASRPEWRANVLDRCNSMFQRDKNHPSVVIWSLGNESFGGDNFIAMHDFLKQADPTRLVHYEGIFHYRASEAASDIESTMYIKPKEVEQYARNNPQKPYILCEYSHAMGNSCGGLHLYTELFDRYDILQGAFIWDWVDQAIRTRTPDDTEYMAYGGDFGESPHDGNFCGNGLIFADRTVTPKLDEVKKCYQSVKFESVNLQLGRIRVQNQYLFTDLREYALNWEVQLDGVPASNGTVELRLPPGESTEIVIPYLPIDSRGQEAILTVSLATRHKTKWAEAGHEVAWEQFTLAPYFRRESSVLDDSAALTVSELDDELLVSAKNVVLRFSQSTGELVSYALFGKEQLAEPVRPNFWRAVTDNDLGNKLHERCRIWRNAPDNRQLHGFSWKREDSSCIITSRYILDTAPLTALTIEYRILSDGTMEVCEELVPGSALPEIPEIGMMFILHGQLDTITWYGRGPHDNYWDRKTGARVGLFSGTVHGQFVPYLRPQECGNKTDVRYACLTQGANGPGLRIEAFPLMEVCALPWTPQELEAHDHPHKLPPSQHTVLRVNYKQMGVGGDDSWGAPTHDEFTLPSNRTYTFKFTVKAIS; the protein is encoded by the coding sequence GTGCGCCAGAAACTCGTCTATCAACCGCCTGCCAATGGATACCCCGAGTGGAACAACAACCCGGAAATATTCCAGATCAACCGCATGGAAGCCCATGCCTCCATGATGCCTTACTCCACGGTAGAGGAGGCGCTGGCCGGAAACAAAACAGCTTCGGCCTACTATATGCCGCTGAACGGCACCTGGAAATTTGCCTTTGCGGAGACCCCAGAGCAGCGGTGCCAGGATTTTTACAAGCTGGACTATGACTCCAGCAGCTGGGCGGAGCTTCCTGTGCCTTCACACTGGCAATTCCATGGCTACGATTATCCGCAATACACGAATGTTCGCTATCCGTGGGCAGAATCGGAGCCAGAGCTCCAGCCGCCTTTTGCGCCGACACGGTATAATCCGGTGGGCTCGTACATCCGAACGTTTACGGTTCCGGAGGCCTGGCAAGGCCAGCCCGTATTCCTTAGTTTCCAAGGGGTCGAGTCGGCCTTCTACGTCTGGGTGAACGGAGAGCTCGTCGGCTATAGCGAGGACACGTTTACTCCCGCCGAGTTCGATATCACCGCCTATCTTGCCGCTGGAGAGAATAAGCTGGCCGTAGAAGTATATCGCTGGTGTGACGCGAGTTGGCTGGAAGATCAGGATTTTTGGCGGCTAAGCGGCATTTTTCGCGATGTCTATCTATATTCAGCTCCGGCGGTGCATGTTTCCGACTTCTTCGTAAGGGCCGAGCTGGATGAACATTATGCGGATGCCCAGCTCCAGCTGGACGCCAAGCTTACGGACTATTTCGAGGCAAAAAGCAAATGCTCGCTGGAAATGCAATTATACGATGCCGAGCAGAAGCCTGTATGGGATGTCCCTTGCATAGCCACCGCTTCTTTTCACGAAGGAAGCGAGCAGCAGCTGGCATTGTCTGCTCCTGTTCGGAATCCGTTCAAGTGGAGCGCCGAAACGCCGCATCTTTATACGCTGGTTCTCTCCGTGAAGGACGATGCCGGACGATTGCTGGAGACTGTCAGCTGCAAAGTCGGCTTCCGTACGTTTGAGCTGAAGGACGGATTAATGAAAATTAACGGCAAGCGGATCGTTTTCAAGGGCGTCAACCGCCATGAATTTTCCTGCGACAAAGGAAGAGCGATCACGAAAGATGAGATGATCCGGGACATTGAACTGATGAAAGCCTACAACATCAATGCCGTCAGAACGTCCCATTATCCAAACCAGTCACTGTGGTACGAACTATGCGACGAATACGGACTGTACGTCATTGACGAAACCAACTTGGAAACGCACGGTTCATGGGAATATGGGCAAAAAGAGCTCAACGACCGCAACGTTCCCGCCAGCAGGCCGGAATGGCGCGCCAACGTGCTGGATCGCTGCAACTCCATGTTCCAGCGGGACAAGAATCATCCGTCGGTCGTGATCTGGTCGCTGGGCAACGAATCGTTCGGCGGCGACAATTTTATCGCCATGCATGATTTCCTGAAGCAAGCTGACCCGACAAGGCTGGTGCATTATGAAGGGATTTTCCATTACCGGGCTTCCGAAGCGGCATCCGATATCGAGTCCACGATGTACATCAAGCCGAAAGAGGTAGAGCAGTACGCGAGAAACAATCCGCAAAAGCCATATATTCTTTGCGAATACAGCCATGCTATGGGGAATTCCTGCGGCGGGCTCCATCTATATACCGAGCTGTTCGACCGCTATGACATTTTACAGGGAGCTTTTATTTGGGATTGGGTCGATCAGGCGATCCGTACAAGAACGCCGGACGACACCGAATATATGGCCTACGGCGGAGATTTCGGGGAATCGCCGCATGACGGAAATTTCTGCGGCAACGGGCTGATCTTCGCCGACCGCACCGTGACGCCGAAGCTGGACGAGGTGAAGAAATGCTATCAGAGCGTCAAGTTCGAAAGCGTGAACCTGCAGCTAGGGCGGATTCGGGTACAGAATCAGTACTTGTTTACGGATCTTCGCGAATATGCGCTGAATTGGGAAGTACAGTTGGATGGCGTGCCAGCGTCGAACGGGACCGTTGAACTCCGTCTCCCGCCGGGAGAAAGTACGGAGATCGTCATACCTTATCTTCCGATAGATTCCCGCGGGCAGGAAGCCATTCTGACCGTCTCCCTTGCAACGCGGCACAAGACGAAATGGGCGGAAGCCGGACATGAGGTGGCATGGGAGCAATTTACGCTCGCGCCTTACTTCAGAAGGGAGTCTTCTGTTCTTGATGACAGCGCAGCATTGACAGTGAGTGAGCTTGATGACGAGCTGTTGGTTTCCGCCAAAAACGTTGTCCTGAGATTTAGCCAGAGCACGGGAGAACTCGTCTCGTATGCCTTATTCGGCAAAGAGCAGCTGGCAGAGCCGGTTCGGCCGAACTTCTGGCGCGCGGTCACGGACAATGATTTAGGGAACAAGCTGCACGAACGCTGCCGGATATGGAGAAATGCGCCGGACAACCGGCAGCTGCACGGATTTTCGTGGAAACGGGAGGACAGCAGCTGCATCATCACGAGCCGTTACATTCTGGACACTGCGCCTCTTACTGCCCTCACCATCGAATACCGCATCCTTTCGGACGGGACGATGGAGGTTTGCGAAGAGCTAGTGCCTGGCAGCGCCCTGCCGGAAATCCCTGAAATCGGCATGATGTTCATTTTACACGGCCAATTGGATACGATTACCTGGTACGGACGCGGCCCGCACGATAACTACTGGGACCGCAAAACCGGGGCACGGGTTGGCCTGTTCAGCGGAACTGTCCATGGCCAGTTCGTGCCATACCTTCGGCCACAGGAGTGCGGCAACAAAACCGATGTCCGCTACGCCTGCCTGACACAAGGAGCGAATGGCCCGGGACTGCGCATCGAAGCTTTCCCGCTGATGGAGGTGTGCGCTCTGCCGTGGACGCCGCAGGAGCTTGAGGCACACGATCATCCGCATAAGCTGCCGCCAAGCCAGCATACGGTGCTGCGAGTCAATTACAAGCAGATGGGTGTTGGGGGCGACGACAGCTGGGGAGCTCCGACGCATGATGAGTTTACCCTCCCGTCGAACCGGACTTATACTTTCAAATTTACGGTAAAAGCCATTTCATAA
- a CDS encoding pectinesterase family protein translates to MIVGNQSFCHFQSIQAAIDFLELPGQRSADTVQTLYIMSGIYEENVLIYRSHLRIIGLGYVEITGKKYAQELDEHGERIETFGTPTLFLGGSDLVLENMVVSNTAGQGPEIGQAVAVYAHCDMAVFRNCSFKGHQDTLFTGPLPPAPRERAEFGGIPLREHHANYRQLYQHCYIEGTVDFIFGGAAAYFEGCEMRSLRHYEDQPGYVTAASTPQGQEYGYVFDRCFLTAAPGVKDVYLGRPWREFAKTAFVHCVLGEHIHPRGWDNWNDSANEKTVCYEEYCGDQAGLLRLQRVSWAGCFETEPETLRKEQVFAGTNFWKREGEQKR, encoded by the coding sequence ATTATTGTAGGAAATCAATCCTTCTGTCATTTTCAGAGCATCCAGGCGGCGATTGATTTCCTGGAGTTGCCCGGACAGCGAAGTGCGGACACGGTTCAAACGCTGTATATCATGTCGGGTATATATGAAGAGAACGTGCTTATCTATCGTTCGCATTTGCGAATTATTGGCCTGGGCTATGTCGAAATCACGGGTAAAAAATATGCCCAAGAGCTGGACGAGCACGGCGAGCGAATCGAAACCTTCGGGACACCGACCTTGTTTCTAGGCGGCAGCGATCTAGTCCTTGAAAATATGGTGGTGTCGAATACGGCCGGCCAAGGACCGGAAATCGGCCAGGCGGTAGCCGTCTATGCGCATTGCGACATGGCCGTGTTCAGGAACTGCTCCTTCAAGGGCCATCAGGATACGCTGTTTACGGGCCCGCTGCCGCCGGCCCCCAGGGAAAGGGCGGAATTCGGCGGCATTCCGCTCAGGGAGCATCATGCGAACTACCGTCAGCTGTATCAGCATTGCTATATCGAGGGGACTGTAGATTTTATTTTTGGCGGAGCGGCGGCTTATTTTGAGGGCTGCGAGATGAGAAGCCTGCGCCATTACGAGGATCAGCCGGGCTATGTCACGGCTGCCTCCACGCCGCAAGGACAGGAGTATGGCTACGTGTTCGATCGCTGTTTTCTGACCGCTGCTCCGGGCGTCAAAGATGTATACCTGGGAAGACCGTGGCGGGAATTTGCCAAAACCGCATTTGTACATTGTGTGCTGGGCGAGCATATTCATCCGCGCGGCTGGGATAACTGGAACGATTCAGCGAACGAGAAGACCGTCTGCTACGAGGAATACTGCGGTGATCAGGCTGGGTTGCTGCGCTTGCAGCGGGTATCGTGGGCAGGCTGCTTTGAGACAGAGCCGGAGACGCTGAGGAAGGAGCAGGTGTTTGCCGGCACGAATTTTTGGAAGCGGGAAGGGGAGCAGAAACGATGA